The Nonlabens sp. Hel1_33_55 genome contains the following window.
AGGTAGTATTAATGGACCTGTTACTGTAGAACAGTTTTTTCCTGCTTCAACGGGCCGCGCATATAGATTTGTATCTGCTCCTGTAAATTTTGACGGGTCTATAACTGATAATTGGCAACAAGGCGGTCTTGTGGAAGGAGAAGTAGGATTTGAACCAAACGTGGGTACCCAAATAACTGGAGGCCCTGAATCAGAAGGCTACGATCAATCCGTGACAAACGCACCATCACTATTCACATTTGACAATTCTTACACAGTGGCTGCTGATGCATGGCAAGCCGTAATCTCAGATAATGGTAATGATTTGAACGCAATATCTCCTCAAGCGGGAGATGCCTATAGAATTTTCATTAGAGGTGATCGTACTATTGATCTCACTTCAAATACAGACACGCCTACGGATACAAAACTTAAAGCTCAAGGAACAATTGTGACTGGTACATACCCAGCAACTGCTATACCTCTTGCTGGACCAGATAGGTTTGCTTTAGTAGGTAACCCTTACCAAGCAAAAATTAGTGCACAAGCACTTCTTGAAGACCCAGAAAACACAAATGTTGTTAGAACATCTTTTTGGCAATGGGATCCCACAATAGAACAATACGGTCTTTTCACTTTCGAAGGAGTATCAACGCTGCCTATGGGATCAATTTTAGATGGTGACGTAAGTCCTGGCCAGTCCTTTTTCGTTACATCTGATAATACTGGTAATGGAGAGTTAAGATTTAAGGAGACGTATAAAGTTGATGCAGGCAAGAACAATGTCAATACTAAAAACTTTGCTGTTAATTCCCAATTAACCATCAACCTTTCAACTCAGGAACAACTAGCTGCTGGAAAGGCTAATGATGTAGCCGTTGCCAGATTTGATGATCAATTCAGTAATGATTTCAACGACGAGGATACTGCGAAGTTTTTTGCAAATACTCACAGTCTTGCTTGGGAAAATAATGGTGAATTTTATATCGTGAATAGAGCTAGCCAACCACAAGAAGGCGATAAATTCAATTTGAATGTATTTGTGGGCGAGACCGCAGATTATGGATTTACCATCGATGTACCGGCACTGGATAATATCAACGCGTTCTTTTATGACAATCTAGATGAAAGTTATACTGCTTTACCTTCATCTGAATCTACGCTAGTGATGAAAAATATTGATGTATCAGATGATGAGTCAGCTGCGGCAGATAGATTTCAGGTTGTGTTTAGCAAGTCTACCTTGGGAGTTGATGACGAGTCCGCTTTCGCGAAAGCGATATCACTTTATCCAAACCCTGTAACTAATAGCAATATCTCTATTAAAGGCCTTCCTGCAAGTAATGATATTGATCTATCCCTTTATAATATATCTGGACAGTTGCTTTTTGAAAGAACCTCTCAAAATTCTTCATCACTTCAAAATCTACAATTACCCAACCTAAGCGCTGGAGTATACGTAATGAATATCACTAGTGGTGATAACGAAGCAAATCTTAAACTAATAATCCAATAACTCAAAAATTATCAATTATGAAGAAAATTACTTTAGCCCTATTATTTATGTTACCATGTGCCATGGTAGCACAAACGACCTTTGATTTCACAAATTCCAATGAAGGATTTGAGGCCATTGAGGGTACATTGACTCCTGGAGAGACTGCGTCAATTTTAGAATTGAATACGACAGATGATACCAATACCAGTATTGAAAATTTGAATGCTGGTATCAATTCAGATGATTCGAGCTTTGCTGTTATAACGCTTAAAAACAATTCAAATAATGAGTATTTAAGATTCAGCTACCCTAGACCTGGCGATACTGAAGGTAGAAGAGCCTTTAGAAATCAAGTCATAACTTCAAATGACTCAGAATTTCAAACTTACATCGTTGACTTGACAGGTCAATTTTATACTGGTATAGTAGATGACATACAGGTTACAATTAAATTAGACGCCAACACTAATTCTGATGCTAGTGGTGGAACTATTGAGATTGACCAGATTGAATTTACCAATAACCCTCCAACGATCGTAAGAAACGACTACGCATTTGATACTGATGGTGATGTTGAAGGCTGGAATGGTAGTGGAGGTGTAAATGCAAGTGCATCTAACGGCGCTTTAGTAGTAGATTTTACAGGAGCTAACAATAATGGTAGAATCAATCAGGATACCTACGGAATCAATGCAGATCTAGGTGATTTTCTTCACGTAGTAGTTATAAATAATTCTGCCAATGATGAAATTCGTATTTCTTATCCAAATACTGAACCAGACGGTGGGAACTTTGTTTTCAGAACAGCCCCTATCGACCCTAACTCTGCAGAAACTCAAGTCATTGATATAGACGTTTCTAGCGCAAGCTGGAGTGGTCTTGTAGAAAATTTTAGATTACAGTTGCGAGAAAGCGGTGGTGGTACACTTCCCGCTGGTAATGCTGAAATTGATCGCATTGTCTTTGACAACAATGAAACGCTATCCTTTGATAGAACGCAAAACTTTGTAGCTGGGCTATACCCAAATCCTGTTGTTGATGTGTTATATTTTAATACAGAGGATGTATTGAAGAGTGTTGCCATATACAACATGAATGGTCAAAAAGTACTTGAAGTGATACCAACTAACAATTCGGTTGATGTTAGCGGACTTTCCACTGGTGTTTACATTACAACCATAGTGGATGAGAATGATAATTCCCTAAGTAAGAAGTTCATTATTAAATAGTGATACTGACTCCCTAAACCTGAATACTTTTAGTGTTCAGGTTTTAAATTAAGTAGGATGATATTGAAAAGTGTTTCAACTATAATCGCTAAGAAGTTGAAATTGATGTTTAAGTTGTGACTTTGATCATTGAGCACATCAAGCACTTAAATTACACTTGATTTCACTCAAATATTTTCATTTGTAACTGTAAATACTGTGGATCCTAAGTCATCCAGAAAGTTGAACTTTTCAAATTAAAAAACATTTGAATTTTGACTTTACGCTTATTCTAGAAGACTTTCAAGTAAACCTAGATGTTTCAAAATCTTTAAACTAATTAGAACTTCCCTTTAGTGGGATATATACTTAAATCAAATATTATGAATAAAAAATTCTTACTATTACTCTTGGCAATAATGCTTACTGTGGGAACCGCAGTTGCACAAGGTGGCCCACCTGATTTTGATAATACAGATCCAGAGGCTCCCGCTGCACCAATTCCAGGATTGATACTTGTCGCTGGTGTAGCTTTGGCATTAGGAATTCGCTATAACAGGAATAACGATTAAATAATCTCCAAACAATTAGATCTTAAATTAAGATAAACTCAATCGGTTACTAAAGTAATTTTGTCATTTCGACAAATAGATTTAGGACTACTTTTGATTTTTGAGAATGTTTGCTTTAGAAAATCAATCTGTTTATTTGCCGATGCAGAATGTTCAAAGCTTTGATATTGCTGATGGTTCAGTACTTTAGGTGTAGCATAGGTGTACAATTTGATATTATAAGTGTTAACACATGATTGACATTAGTCAATACTTCATCGCGATCTATTTGCATTAAAGAACTTGTTCATCAAAATTTGTTATTTGTATATCCACAATTATACATATTTGTAAATACATAAAACTAATTATTTTGAGCTCAATAAACTCAAGGTAAAGGTAAGATTAAAGAAGTAAAATTTAAACTGACTCATATTTGAAAAGCTTTGACAGAACTAACTAAGCAAATTTACTGCGGCGGATTTAGCAGCTAATTTTCAAAGACTTCATGATTGGGTGAAATCATATTTTTCAAAATTTTCATTTGAAATTGCAATTACTTTATAATCGCTTTCCCGCAAGAAGTACTTTAAAAAAATTAATTACCATCGATGCTCCACTTTCTGAACTACTATCCATATTTGACAAAACAATAACAGTGTATTTATCCTTGGTAAAATCCATCAATTCACAATGTACTCCATACCATCCTCCACTCTGGCCTTGTATAGTTTGATTATAGCGTGTATCCACATCTACACCGTAACCTAGATATGTGTTTTGACCTTTAACTTTAGGCTCAAACATTAATTCAACAGTTTCAGTTTTTAGTAGCGTCCCATCTGTTAATTTTTTTGAAAAATTATATAAGTCTTCTGCGGTAGAATAGTGGAACCCACCTGGTGAGGCCTTAGACAGATAGCTGTCGTTTTTTGTAAGTATTTCTGCATCCCCAAACATTGAAGAATAACCACTTGCTTTATTTGAGATTACGTCATCAACATTGTGCTCTCTAGTATTTAACATACCAGAAGGAATAAATACGTTATCATTGACATAATCATAATAATTTTGACCACTTACTTCTTCTATTATTAGACCAAGGATTACATAGCCAGAAGCACTATAGTTATATTGTACTCCGGGCTTTGACAATAAGGGTTCGTCTGAAAAAAGAGGAACAAAATCTGAAATAGAATCATATTTTGTATTGCTCAATTCTTCAGCATACGAAACATAGAAATTATTTAGTCCAGATGTGTGAGATAATAATTGATGAATCGTAACAGAATCACGCACGATTTTCTTTGGGTAGTTTGGTAGATACTTTTTTATAGGCACATTTAAATCAATTTTATCCTGTTCAAAAAGTTTTAAAGTGGCTACGGCTGTTATCATTTTTGAGATAGACGCTATATTAAATTTAGTATCAATTTTGTTTTTAACGTTATACTCTATACTAGCAAGACCGTATGCTCTTTTTTCAACTATACTATCTTTATGAGCAACAAGAATTGTTCCTGAGAATTGTTCTGGTTTTAAATCATTTAAAAAAGTCTTGATTTTTTCGGTCTTGTTTTGCCCACTGACAAAAGTATATGAAAGCAAAAAAACTAGAAGTAATAAAATATTAATGATTCTATTCATTTGATTTTGGTTTAGATTAGGTAGTTTTTTACTAAAAATTATTATTGGTACTGAAACCCCTGAAATTTAGTAATAAGGTTTTAGTTTTTGTTTTAAACAGCTTTTTCAGCAACTAATTATTTCAAACATATTCTTCTTATTAACTCTTTTGTGCACACTAACAGATTATCGTTAGAGTCCGATAAAGACATCAGAACCATAGTTACTCAAACCTATAAGCCAATTATAATGTTCAATTAATTATTGAAGAATTTTTTCTTTATTTCTTTATATCTAGTGCGACCCACTGGAAGCCTATCCTCATTATTAAGTTCTATCGAGTATTGACTTCCTGTGCTTATTAAAATTGTGTTTATTTCATTCAATTTTACTAGATAAGATTTATGAGTTCTAACAAATGAGTGAGGTAACAGTTGAGATAAACTCTCTAAAGATTTATCGTGTAATTCCTTATTACCATTTATTAAAAAAACTTCGGTATAAACACCTGCTCCTTTAAAATAAATCACCTCGCTTATATCGATTAATTTAATTTCACCTCGTTTTTTTATAGCTAAAAATTTTATTTTTTCATCATCAACATAATTGCTCCTCGATATCCTATTAAATGCTTTGAAAAGTCGTATTTCATTAAACGGCTTAGGGATAAAATCAATTACTTCTAATTCAAAAGCTCTCAACGCTTGTTCTTTATTGGCAGATATTACAATTGTATGAAATTGATCCGCTGAGAGATTTTTTAAAAGATTAAAACCATCTTCACCATTTAGGTTTAGATCTAATAACACTAAATCAAACGTATAATCCTTTATTAAAGTTTTAGCATCTAATAACGACTGGGCAGAGGTAATAAATTCTAAACTATCGGAAAAGAAAGCTTTTGCCATTTTTTCAACACGATTTGCTATTCTTATTTCATCTTCTACAATTAATATTTTCATAGCTATGGATTGATTATAATTTTATCCATCCATCCATCTTTATTTTCTTTAGAAGTAAATAACCAGCTATCTTTATAACTTTCCTTTAATCTTGCTTTTACATATTTATGTCCAGTACCCTCAAAATTTATGTTTTTCGGTTCCCTGATTTGAGCCATTGTGCTAAAATTATATACTGTTTTTTCTTTGTCAGAGTAGATTTTTAAGTAAAAACGCATTTCATTATTACTATTAGGTTTGCAATGAGTAATACTATTTTCTAATAGTGTATGAATCACACCTGGTGGAATCTTTTGAGAAAAATTTTTATCAACACCTTCATCACTCCATATGTAATTTACTTCCTTACGGAATCTCATTATATCAATAAGACTTTTACACAAGTTAATTTCTTTCTGTATTGGTATTAAAGCCTGATTTTCTACCTCATTTAAAATGTTAAATTCTTCAGCTAAAGCTTCAATAAACATTACACCCTTTTTAGGAGATTCTTCTATCCAATCAATTAGTGATGTCAGCGTGTTTAATAAAAAATGAGGCTGAATACTTTTCTTTAAAAGTTCTAATTTTAATCTTGAAGATTCAATAAGAGAATTTTCATAGGCTATTCTTTGCTCTTTTGCTCTTATAGATAAAATATAATACATTAGTAAGAGGACTATGGTGAAACTCACGAAAAGACTGATATCATAAATAGATATTTGATACACTACAAAACTCACAATCAGTCCAGCAAGCATCAAATAAGATCCTTGTCTCTTTTTAGAAATCGCGTAAATGATAATTACTATTGAAGAAAGCCACATTAATTGACCCAATCTTAGATTTATCTTATCGTACTGATTGTAATATATTATAGCAGTTACAACCAAAATACTCAAATAAGATAATGCCAATACATTTTTATTTTTTAATCTAAATTGTACTGAAAAATAGTAGGGTATTAAAAAGGCAATCAGAATATTAAGCAAACCTATAATCCTTAAACGCGTATAAAAATTAGTATAATGAATCGCTGTATAAAACTTTGAATATTCAAAAATAATTAGAATGAAAAAAAGTATGGAAGAAAGCCCAAATAGCAAATTTTCTTTATTGCTTTGATTATTTAGAAATAAAATAGAAAAATATATACCAGTAATTAAGAAACAGCCCGCTAGTATATTAATAAACAACACCAAAAGCAGTCGCTCGTTGAGATTGTTTTGATACTCTATAACTTCTACCACAACATCTCTTTGTAAATCGTTTTCAAAGAATTGAGAGAAACGAAAAGCTAATAGATGATTTCCTTTGCTAGCTAAAGAATTTGGAATAATAAACTTTTTAAGAGTAGAGCTATCACTTTTCTCTCCTTTCTCTGCTCCTGGCTTACCGTTTGTCCCTATAAGAATTCCATCCCAATAAACTTCATAATCGCCAAAAGCACCAATTATCATTTCAAAAGGCTCAAAGCTAGAACTACTCTCGTTTAAAATAATTTTTTTCCTTGCATAAAAAATTTTATTATCTACTGGTTCGGACCAACTATTTGCCCATTTAGAATCGTTAAAATCTTTTTTTTGCCAGTCCGGATTATCACCAATTTTATATACAGTTTCTGATGTACTAAAAAGATTTTGCGTAAGATGACCTTCATCCCTTGTGCACGAAATAAAGCATAGAAAACTTAAAATGGTTACAGTTATTTTCATCCAGAACAAAAGTAATCATACTTATTTGATAGATAATGCTGTTTGAAAAGCAATAGAGTTGTTTACAAGATTGATATAAGTTCTTGCATAGAATATCTTTTAATTTGTAATGTATATACAATATTATGAGCAATATTTTAATATTCAGAAATTTTCAATGTAGAGCAAAAACGATTTGGTTTATATTTTTTATTATAATGACTACAAGTAGTTGTGATAATCTCAAAAAATTAAATATTGATGTAAACCACACTTCTAAAAAAGATTCTATTTATATAAAAGACTATCAACAATACTGGGATATCGTAGCTAAAAATTTTGCCTATTTCGATACGCGAAGAACAGATTGGGGAAAAGTGAAAAATTATTATCAGCCAATTGTTGACACAATAACAAATAAAAAAAGTTTCATCACTGTTTTAGAAAAATCTAATTATGAACTCTATAATGGTCATCTAGGTTTAAATACGCACAATCCAAATTCTTTTAGGGTCATTCCTACATCTTCAGAACTTACTATAAAGAAAAATAAAAACAAATTTTTTATTGAGTCAATTAGGCAAAATTCTAATGCTGAAAAAACAGGTCTTAAAGTCGGGATGGAAGTCGTTGAACATAATAATGAGAAACTTACTGATGCATTATCAGAAGTACTACCTATCTCTTTTAAAGATTATGATAATGAAGTTTATGAGTTTGCCGCAAATGTTCTACTAGCGGGAAAACGTAATCAAAAATCTCAGATAATAGTAAGGGATAAAAATGAAAAATTAAAATTTGAATTGAATCCCAAAAAGTCAAAATCATATTACAAAAGTGATGATGTTTTGCTCGTGGAAAGAGATGCGAACAACATTGGTTATATTAAAATCAATAACTCCTTAGGCGATAATAGTTTAATAACTGCTTTTGACAACGCCATTGATACATTAATGGATACTAAAGCTTTAATCCTAGACCTTAGGGAAACCCCTAGCGGTGGTAATAATACCATAGCTAAAGCTTTAATGGGTCGCTTAATTAATAAGGAAGAATCATATCAAAGATACCGTTATGTTTTTGACGAAAAATTAACTGGAATTGAATTTTTATGGTTAGAACAAGTCAGTCCCAGAAAAACCATTTATACAAAACCAATAGTTTTACTTGTTGGTCGTTGGACAGGTAGTATGGGAGAAGGAATAGCTATTGGCTTAGATAGCTTTAAAAGAGCTGATATTGTAGGGACTAAAATGGCGGGTTTATTAGGTGCGGTTTGGCAGTATACTTTAGAAAACACAAAAATAGGAATTCAACTTCCAGGTATTAAACTTTATCATATTGATACGACACCACGGGAGGATTTTGTGCCTGAATATAATGTTGTTGATAATGATGACTATTTGAAGATTGCAAACAAAATCATCAAAGATAAAACCAGGTAAAAGCAAATCAATCAGCTATCTATAAATTATAAAATATACTTACAATGAAGTTCTTCAGTATTAAACTAATACCATTTTTAATAGCAATTTCTATCTTTCAGTATAGTTTCTCTCAAATTAACAATAATCCTACTGAAAAAGAATTGCAGATTAGATTAGATTCCTTATTTGAAAATCTCAGCTCAAAGGGAATGTTTAATGGGAACATTCTCGTAGCTAAGAACGACAATATTATTTATCAACGTGAGTTTGGGTTTGCGCGTGGAGATTTCAAAACAAAATTAGAGTCGACGGATAGATTTAACATTGGATCAATTTATAAAGAAATCCCTGCAATTTCTATACTACAACTTATGGAAAAAGGAAAAATTAATCTTAGTGATCCACTCAATAAATATTTAAATGATCTTCCTGACTGGTCAAACCAGATAACGATACTAAATCTTCTTCAATACACAAGTGGCCTGCCAAAAGTAAATTGGATGAAACATAAGTCTATAAACGACACTGTGCTGTATGATGATATTAAATGCTTAGAAAATTTGTCATTTAGTCCAGGTAGTTCTTATTTATACACTAATAATAGTCCGTTTCTTCTTTCAAAAATTGTTGAGAAAATCTCAAAAAAGGCATTTGTACAGTACGTAAAACAGAATATTTTGGACAAACTAAATCTTAATCAAACTAGATATAGTTTGTCATTTCCTTACAAAGATTTTGATTCAATTGCTGTTGCTTTTAACGAGAACTACTTAGAGGATAGCCCACCATTTACCATTGAGACACCACTGTTCTTATACACTACTACTATTAATGATCAAATAAAATTACTTAATGGCATACATAATTTAACACTTATCTCGAAGAAATCATTGATTCTGGGTTCCAAAATTCCCGTGTTAGATCTGAAAAATCT
Protein-coding sequences here:
- a CDS encoding serine hydrolase domain-containing protein; translation: MKFFSIKLIPFLIAISIFQYSFSQINNNPTEKELQIRLDSLFENLSSKGMFNGNILVAKNDNIIYQREFGFARGDFKTKLESTDRFNIGSIYKEIPAISILQLMEKGKINLSDPLNKYLNDLPDWSNQITILNLLQYTSGLPKVNWMKHKSINDTVLYDDIKCLENLSFSPGSSYLYTNNSPFLLSKIVEKISKKAFVQYVKQNILDKLNLNQTRYSLSFPYKDFDSIAVAFNENYLEDSPPFTIETPLFLYTTTINDQIKLLNGIHNLTLISKKSLILGSKIPVLDLKNLESSFGNLKVDKEGNIEHFHHGSSGNYESTIYKNKDITIILMTNRKNENLHFLNEEIIKIIK
- a CDS encoding T9SS type A sorting domain-containing protein encodes the protein MKQFLLSVLIILPLALTAQSFEFNNSADGWSANNATLTTNANSITLTLTAGQNAQLETTTAGIDAAANSIMAIRIRNSAETSVLKVRSERLETTGNRFTPFDVEPYNFAYTTYFFDLDNSEWDNNDTPGTTQNNIVILFRGPGDTVNSTDGSVEIDRIAFIPRAEREDFTFETDGIDEGWNGQAGSDILISNGVLAWDISETTGDNPRLAQTKFSIDALNAQYVHIVLRNNTPDNQLRLNFTNSDSNNGGRNIAMDPDDGSGTPPFQVLNDQVSNNANWTGIIDVYNFVSRDNTATNNNSNKSGTIEIERIVFDNNPTLEQPYIYTATGWEPTDPSGTTVSAASNIYVRSSLTLSGDLSFQNLYGSEAATINLGANTLNAERDINIRGSLTADEGSILLSGTEQQSIKTPDFTLENLEVDNAAGAVLNANLNLDGVLTLTNGALTTQPSTTPVGVLTFKSTEGKSAVIDQVVSGSINGPVTVEQFFPASTGRAYRFVSAPVNFDGSITDNWQQGGLVEGEVGFEPNVGTQITGGPESEGYDQSVTNAPSLFTFDNSYTVAADAWQAVISDNGNDLNAISPQAGDAYRIFIRGDRTIDLTSNTDTPTDTKLKAQGTIVTGTYPATAIPLAGPDRFALVGNPYQAKISAQALLEDPENTNVVRTSFWQWDPTIEQYGLFTFEGVSTLPMGSILDGDVSPGQSFFVTSDNTGNGELRFKETYKVDAGKNNVNTKNFAVNSQLTINLSTQEQLAAGKANDVAVARFDDQFSNDFNDEDTAKFFANTHSLAWENNGEFYIVNRASQPQEGDKFNLNVFVGETADYGFTIDVPALDNINAFFYDNLDESYTALPSSESTLVMKNIDVSDDESAAADRFQVVFSKSTLGVDDESAFAKAISLYPNPVTNSNISIKGLPASNDIDLSLYNISGQLLFERTSQNSSSLQNLQLPNLSAGVYVMNITSGDNEANLKLIIQ
- a CDS encoding LytR/AlgR family response regulator transcription factor, whose protein sequence is MKILIVEDEIRIANRVEKMAKAFFSDSLEFITSAQSLLDAKTLIKDYTFDLVLLDLNLNGEDGFNLLKNLSADQFHTIVISANKEQALRAFELEVIDFIPKPFNEIRLFKAFNRISRSNYVDDEKIKFLAIKKRGEIKLIDISEVIYFKGAGVYTEVFLINGNKELHDKSLESLSQLLPHSFVRTHKSYLVKLNEINTILISTGSQYSIELNNEDRLPVGRTRYKEIKKKFFNN
- a CDS encoding histidine kinase, giving the protein MKITVTILSFLCFISCTRDEGHLTQNLFSTSETVYKIGDNPDWQKKDFNDSKWANSWSEPVDNKIFYARKKIILNESSSSFEPFEMIIGAFGDYEVYWDGILIGTNGKPGAEKGEKSDSSTLKKFIIPNSLASKGNHLLAFRFSQFFENDLQRDVVVEVIEYQNNLNERLLLVLFINILAGCFLITGIYFSILFLNNQSNKENLLFGLSSILFFILIIFEYSKFYTAIHYTNFYTRLRIIGLLNILIAFLIPYYFSVQFRLKNKNVLALSYLSILVVTAIIYYNQYDKINLRLGQLMWLSSIVIIIYAISKKRQGSYLMLAGLIVSFVVYQISIYDISLFVSFTIVLLLMYYILSIRAKEQRIAYENSLIESSRLKLELLKKSIQPHFLLNTLTSLIDWIEESPKKGVMFIEALAEEFNILNEVENQALIPIQKEINLCKSLIDIMRFRKEVNYIWSDEGVDKNFSQKIPPGVIHTLLENSITHCKPNSNNEMRFYLKIYSDKEKTVYNFSTMAQIREPKNINFEGTGHKYVKARLKESYKDSWLFTSKENKDGWMDKIIINP
- a CDS encoding S41 family peptidase, producing the protein MSNILIFRNFQCRAKTIWFIFFIIMTTSSCDNLKKLNIDVNHTSKKDSIYIKDYQQYWDIVAKNFAYFDTRRTDWGKVKNYYQPIVDTITNKKSFITVLEKSNYELYNGHLGLNTHNPNSFRVIPTSSELTIKKNKNKFFIESIRQNSNAEKTGLKVGMEVVEHNNEKLTDALSEVLPISFKDYDNEVYEFAANVLLAGKRNQKSQIIVRDKNEKLKFELNPKKSKSYYKSDDVLLVERDANNIGYIKINNSLGDNSLITAFDNAIDTLMDTKALILDLRETPSGGNNTIAKALMGRLINKEESYQRYRYVFDEKLTGIEFLWLEQVSPRKTIYTKPIVLLVGRWTGSMGEGIAIGLDSFKRADIVGTKMAGLLGAVWQYTLENTKIGIQLPGIKLYHIDTTPREDFVPEYNVVDNDDYLKIANKIIKDKTR
- a CDS encoding serine hydrolase domain-containing protein; this translates as MNRIINILLLLVFLLSYTFVSGQNKTEKIKTFLNDLKPEQFSGTILVAHKDSIVEKRAYGLASIEYNVKNKIDTKFNIASISKMITAVATLKLFEQDKIDLNVPIKKYLPNYPKKIVRDSVTIHQLLSHTSGLNNFYVSYAEELSNTKYDSISDFVPLFSDEPLLSKPGVQYNYSASGYVILGLIIEEVSGQNYYDYVNDNVFIPSGMLNTREHNVDDVISNKASGYSSMFGDAEILTKNDSYLSKASPGGFHYSTAEDLYNFSKKLTDGTLLKTETVELMFEPKVKGQNTYLGYGVDVDTRYNQTIQGQSGGWYGVHCELMDFTKDKYTVIVLSNMDSSSESGASMVINFFKVLLAGKRL
- a CDS encoding T9SS type A sorting domain-containing protein; the encoded protein is MKKITLALLFMLPCAMVAQTTFDFTNSNEGFEAIEGTLTPGETASILELNTTDDTNTSIENLNAGINSDDSSFAVITLKNNSNNEYLRFSYPRPGDTEGRRAFRNQVITSNDSEFQTYIVDLTGQFYTGIVDDIQVTIKLDANTNSDASGGTIEIDQIEFTNNPPTIVRNDYAFDTDGDVEGWNGSGGVNASASNGALVVDFTGANNNGRINQDTYGINADLGDFLHVVVINNSANDEIRISYPNTEPDGGNFVFRTAPIDPNSAETQVIDIDVSSASWSGLVENFRLQLRESGGGTLPAGNAEIDRIVFDNNETLSFDRTQNFVAGLYPNPVVDVLYFNTEDVLKSVAIYNMNGQKVLEVIPTNNSVDVSGLSTGVYITTIVDENDNSLSKKFIIK